A single genomic interval of Phocoena sinus isolate mPhoSin1 chromosome 15, mPhoSin1.pri, whole genome shotgun sequence harbors:
- the USP42 gene encoding ubiquitin carboxyl-terminal hydrolase 42 isoform X2, giving the protein MMCTMQAHITQVLNHPGDVIKPMFVINEMRRIARHFRFGSQEDAHEFLQHTVDAMQKACLNGSNKLDRHTQATTLVCQIFGGYLRSRVKCLNCKGVSDTFDPYLDITLEIKAAQSVNKALEQFVKPEQLDGENSYKCSKCKNMVPASKRFTIHRSSNVLTLSLKRFANFTGGKIAKDVKYPEYLDIRPYMSQPNGEPIIYDLYAVLVHTGFNCHAGHYFCYIKASNDLWYQMNDSIVSISDIRSVLSQQAYVLFYIRSHDVKIGGELTHSAHSPGQSSPQPVISQRVVSNTQAASGFIGPQLPSHMMKNPPHLNGTGPLKEMPSSSMASPNGNSSVSRTGPVNASTSVQDWPVNRPSVIPEHPKKQKITISIHSKLPVQKMPSQPTLHSSSSESPNKPAPSSTITTSTAIQSTSSAPMMPASSKVTKQITLRESCPEPVTNGRSKLSSGVLVPYGAESSEESDEEAKGLGKENSLRPAESARAPAPVAEDVGASPHELREPVALNGATSTDSDPKENSLPSGAASCQVQPALHSENPFSKANSLPGKLMPAPLPLLPEDRILETFKLGSKGKGSTDEMSTTGTEERPPQDPEAELEAGSSAPDSCENLELVMSLSSKFKKVLSPSDASIKPTKEEVSENLLAKPEEALPSINTFCNTNKDTLGDDQLPKPCDPGNLTNDQSKPSQDVKGTSPERPQAPAAAEAAGRLSPSPLSGTEGDCEPEPLGHSSRDRGTDVEGPPKSTGVSADGVPSPQLDRIAENRPEGVPEQSNGERGEDSKAGQKVQEACAVQEKTSSLRKVDRGHYRSRKDRSSSGEHARDSRSGTEEQPRRKRPHHEWKRCRSERPEPCAAAPHAPCPGSLARSGHPRSRSMGAPDQEWGRYHHAEAEHAWARENYPDGMRWGRFRYHHDRYASYPAREPWEWRPLHGEREYDRAGPYSGRPHKDHYRGRKGHEPAAKERDRHRVSSPGAGPAHTPPPHPADKYAHNKAALGAEDRGCDLAGQFHEHKNVKSRKRRYSSVGDKDSHVEKKAWRSLQKDPLEEPKVKKHKKSKKKKSKDKHRERNSRRQQYSDLW; this is encoded by the exons ATGATGTGTACAATGCAGGCTCATATCACACAAGTGCTGAACCATCCTGGGGATGTTATTAAACCGATGTTTGTCATTAATGAGATGCGGC GCATAGCTAGGCACTTCCGCTTTGGAAGCCAAGAAGATGCCCATGAATTCCTCCAGCACACTGTTGATGCTATGCAAAAAGCATGCTTGAATGGCAGCAACAA ATTAGACAGACACACCCAGGCTACCACACTCGTTTGCCAGATATTTGGAGGATACCTAAGGTCTAGAG tcaaaTGTTTAAATTGCAAAGGTGTGTCAGATACTTTTGATCCATATCTCGACATAACATTGGAAATAAAG GCTGCTCAGAGTGTTAATAAGGCATTGGAGCAGTTTGTGAAGCCGGAACAGCTCGATGGAGAAAACTCGTACAAGTGCAGCAA gTGTAAAAATATGGTTCCAGCTTCAAAGAGGTTCACTATACACAGATCTTCTAACGTTCTTACACTTTCTCTGAAACGTTTTGCAAATTTTACTGGTGGAAAAATTGCTAAG GATGTGAAATACCCTGAGTATCTTGATATTCGACCGTATATGTCTCAGCCGAACGGAGAACCGATCATTTATGATTTGTATGCGGTACTGGTGCACACTGGCTTCAACTGCCATGCCGGCCATTACTTCTGCTACATAAAA GCTAGCAATGACCTCTGGTACCAAATGAATGACTCCATCGTATCTATCAGTGATATTAGATCGGTACTCAGTCAACAAGCTTATGTTCTCTTTTATATCAG GTCCCACGATGTGAAAATAGGAGGTGAACTCACTCATTCCGCCCATAGCCCTGGCCAGTCCTCTCCCCAACCGGTGATCAGCCAGCGGGTTGTCAGCAACACACAGGCAGCATCCGGGTTTATCGGACCACAGCTTCCTTCTCACATGATGAAG AACCCACCTCATCTAAACGGGACAGGACCCTTGAAGGAAATGCCGAGCAGCTCCATGGCAAGTCCTAACGGGAATTCCAGTGTCAGTAGGACTGGCCCTGTCAACGCCTCAACATCTGTTCAGGACTGGCCGGTTAACAGGCCCTCAGTTATTCCAGAACAtcccaagaaacagaaaatcacgATCAGTATTCACAGCAAGTTACCTGTGCAGAAAATGCCGTCACAGCCTACTCTTCACAGCAGCTCTTCAGAGAGCCCGAACAAGCCTGCCCCCTCATCTACCATTACGACTTCTACTGCAATACAGTCTACCTCGAGTGCCCCCATGATGCCCGCGTCTAGTAAGGTAACGAAGCAGATCACCCTGAGGGAGTCCTGCCCTGAGCCTGTGACGAACGGCAGGTCCAAGCTGAGCTCCGGCGTGCTGGTCCCCTATGGCGCCGAGTCGTCCGAAGAGTCCGACGAGGAGGCGAAGGGCCTCGGCAAGGAGAACAGTCTCCGTCCCGCCGAGAGCGCGCGCGCCCCTGCTCCGGTTGCCGAAGATGTCGGGGCCTCTCCGCACGAGCTCCGAGAGCCCGTGGCTCTAAATGGTGCTACCAGTACGGACAGTGACCCGAAAGAAAACAGCCTACCCTCGGGTGCTGCCAGCTGCCAAGTCCAGCCTGCCCTACACTCAGAAAACCCCTTTTCTAAGGCAAACAGTCTCCCTGGGAAG TTGATGCCTGCTCCTTTGCCACTTCTCCCAGAAGACAGAATCTTAGAGACCTTCAAACTCGGCAGCAAAGGGAAAGGCTCCACAGATGAGATGAG TACAACTGGGACAGAGGAGAGGCCTCCACAGGACCCTGAGGCTGAGCTGGAGGCTGGCAGCTCCGCTCCCGATTCCTGTGAGAACCTAGAGCTGGTCATGAGCCTCAGCAGCAAATTCAAGAAGGTATTGTCGCCCTCAGACGCCAGCATCAAACCTACCAAAGAAGAAGTCTCTGAAAACCTTTTGGCAAAACCCGAGGAGGCTTTGCCCAGTATCAACACCTTTTGTAACACCAACAAGGATACCCTCGGGGATGATCAGCTTCCTAAACCGTGTGACCCAGGGAATTTAACAAACGATCAGAGCAAACCGTCCCAGGACGTGAAAGGGACGTCACCAGAGCGTCCCCAGGCCCCGGCAGCAGCAGAAGCCGCGGGGAGGCTGAGCCCGAGTCCCTTGTCAGGTACCGAGGGCGACTGTGAGCCTGAGCCCTTGGGTCACAGCAGTCGGGACAGAGGCACGGATGTGGAGGGTCCCCCTAAAAGCACAGGGGTGTCCGCAGATGGGGTGCCCTCTCCGCAATTAGACAGGATCGCAGAAAACCGTCCAGAGGGGGTCCCCGAGCAGAGTAACGGTGAGAGAGGTGAAGACAGTAAGGCCGGGCAGAAGGTCCAGGAGGCTTGTGCAGTGCAGGAAAAAACCAGCAGCCTCAGAAAGGTTGACCGAGGACATTACCGCAGCCGCAAAGACCGATCGTCCAGCGGTGAGCACGCGCGGGACAGCAGGAGCGGGACGGAGGAGCAGCCTCGCCGGAAGCGGCCCCACCATGAGTGGAAGCGGTGCCGGTCGGAGCGGCCCGAGCCCTGCGCCGCGGCCCCGCACGCCCCCTGCCCCGGATCCCTGGCCAGGTCCGGCCACCCGCGCTCCCGGAGCATGGGGGCCCCCGACCAGGAGTGGGGCCGCTACCACCATGCTGAGGCCGAGCACGCCTGGGCCCGGGAGAACTACCCGGACGGGATGCGCTGGGGGCGGTTCAGGTACCACCACGACAGGTACGCCTCGTACCCGGCCCGCGAGCCGTGGGAGTGGAGGCCCCTCCACGGCGAGCGAGAGTACGACCGAGCCGGGCCCTACAGCGGCCGGCCCCACAAGGACCACTACAGAGGCCGGAAGGGCCACGAGCCGGCGGCCAAAGAGAGGGACCGGCACCGCGTCAGCAGCCCCGGGGCGGGCCCGGCCCACACGCCCCCTCCGCACCCTGCTGACAAGTACGCCCACAACAAGGCTGCACTGGGGGCTGAAGACAGAGGCTGTGACCTCGCCGGTCAGTTTCATGAACACAAAAACGTCAAGTCACGAAAACGGAGGTACAGTAGTGTAGGGGATAAAGACAGCCATGTAGAAAAGAAAGCCTGGAGAAGCTTACAAAAGGATCCTTTAGAGGAGCCTAAAGTGAAGAAGcacaaaaaatcaaagaaaaagaaatccaaggacaaacaccGAGAGCGGAATTCCAG GCGTCAGCAGTACTCAGACCTTTGGTAA